AGTAAGAGGTTAGATACCAAAGTGGTATTCTTCATAATCTCTTTATTGAATGATGCTTTGACTGTTGCACCAAATTCATAACGAACCTGCTGACCTGTACCAGCTATGATCACGCCATTATTGTCTCTATCGGCCCCTTCGACACCAAAAGAACCTAAATCAGCCAACCTCTGATCCATTACGAAAGTAGTTTTACCCGAAAGTGGTCCAATAGAAACGTCAAAATAATCTGTGGGCTTATAGTCAAAACCAATAGTCGCTAACAAATAGCCTGGAGCCATAAATTTAGAAATATAGTTATCAGGATCATCCACGTTGTACCCTTCAGCAAATTGCGTCCGAAAATCCAACATGGCATTGTAATACCATTTACTCTCACCGATCTTACTTCCGTATTGTGAGGTTAGGATAATCCTATCATCCGCTTTTTTAAGATCAGAGCCACTCTCCTGAATAAAGCCGAACCCCATGTCAATGGTATTTTTCCAGACGGTACTTCCCTTTTTAAAGTCGAAAAAATAGTTAAAAAAACTACCCCCAGACCAGCTATCAACCCCACCGGCTGACCAGTTTGCTAGAGTAGTTGCATTAGCAGTCAAGCTTACTGCTCCTCCTTTCTTCCAATAGGTAGTGTCTTTCTTTGCTTCTGATTCTGTCTGTGAAAAGCCAATAAATGGGCAAGCTATTAATAGGGCGAGAAGATACCGTTTCATGATTTAGATTAATTGATTAACAAATACGCGACGAAATTAGCCCAAAATACGAAAATGTCTATTTATCTCTTTGTTAATTATTCATAGCTGTTCACCTTGGCGTCATTTTCCTTCAATATCCTTCTCAGAATTTTCCCAACATTAGACTTGGGTAGCTCATCACAGAAC
This is a stretch of genomic DNA from Reichenbachiella ulvae. It encodes these proteins:
- a CDS encoding DUF3078 domain-containing protein — protein: MKRYLLALLIACPFIGFSQTESEAKKDTTYWKKGGAVSLTANATTLANWSAGGVDSWSGGSFFNYFFDFKKGSTVWKNTIDMGFGFIQESGSDLKKADDRIILTSQYGSKIGESKWYYNAMLDFRTQFAEGYNVDDPDNYISKFMAPGYLLATIGFDYKPTDYFDVSIGPLSGKTTFVMDQRLADLGSFGVEGADRDNNGVIIAGTGQQVRYEFGATVKASFNKEIMKNTTLVSNLLLFSNYMKNPEKIDVNWENALTLKVNDFFSASVFLQTIYDYDIKFYENDINGDPDLSTEEDRWQFKSVVGLGLSYKFGAKRS